A region of uncultured Carboxylicivirga sp. DNA encodes the following proteins:
- a CDS encoding ATP-binding cassette domain-containing protein codes for MITVSNLAIQFGKKPLFSDVNLKFTPGNCYGLIGANGAGKSTFLKILAGDLDSTRGTVKMEPGERLSVLKQDHYAFDEFTVLNTVLMGHKEMWDVMQEKDALYLKPDFNEEDGMKAAKLEDDFASMGGWTAESDAAGLLSGLGIKEELHYQTMGNLSGKEKVRVLLAQALFGNPDNLLLDEPTNDLDLETVLWLENYLANFENTVIVVSHDRHFLDNVCTDIVDIDFGKIRNFSGNYSFWYESSQLAARQQAMQNKKAEEKKKELQEFISRFSANVAKSKQTTSRKKMIDKLNIEEIQPSTRRYPGIIFQPSRQSGDQILKVENLSYSIDGQKLFNDVNFTIEKDEKVVFISRDNRAVTSLFEIINGRLKPDTGEYSWGQTITSAYLPMDNTEFFQKDIKLYDWLANFAKDSSEDYMRSFLGKMLFTNDDTEKNATVLSGGEKMRCMIARMMMEEPNVLILDHPTNHLDLESIQAFNNNMKTFPGQILMASHDHEFIRTTCGRVIELTPNGIVDKLMDFEEYLADEDIKAVRASKYN; via the coding sequence TGGCAAAAAACCTTTATTCTCCGACGTTAATTTAAAGTTTACTCCAGGTAACTGCTATGGTCTTATTGGTGCCAACGGTGCAGGTAAATCAACCTTCCTGAAGATTTTGGCAGGTGATTTAGACTCAACCCGAGGAACCGTAAAAATGGAGCCAGGCGAACGTTTATCAGTATTAAAGCAGGATCACTACGCTTTTGATGAATTCACAGTACTGAACACGGTATTGATGGGTCATAAAGAAATGTGGGATGTGATGCAGGAAAAAGATGCTTTGTATCTGAAGCCTGATTTCAATGAAGAAGATGGTATGAAAGCTGCCAAACTGGAAGATGACTTTGCTTCAATGGGAGGATGGACAGCAGAAAGCGATGCGGCTGGATTGTTAAGCGGATTAGGCATTAAAGAAGAGCTTCATTACCAAACCATGGGTAATCTTTCAGGTAAGGAGAAAGTGCGTGTATTACTGGCACAGGCCTTATTCGGTAATCCTGATAACCTGTTACTCGATGAGCCTACCAACGACCTTGACCTTGAAACGGTTCTTTGGTTGGAGAATTATCTGGCCAACTTTGAAAATACAGTAATTGTTGTATCTCACGACCGTCACTTCCTTGATAACGTATGTACTGACATTGTAGATATCGACTTCGGTAAGATTCGTAACTTCTCAGGTAACTATAGTTTCTGGTACGAATCAAGTCAGTTAGCTGCTCGTCAGCAGGCAATGCAGAATAAGAAGGCAGAGGAGAAAAAGAAAGAGCTTCAGGAGTTTATTTCGCGTTTTAGTGCTAACGTGGCTAAGTCGAAACAGACTACCAGTCGTAAGAAGATGATTGATAAACTGAACATTGAAGAAATTCAACCATCTACACGACGTTATCCCGGAATTATCTTCCAACCTTCACGTCAGTCGGGTGATCAAATATTAAAAGTTGAGAACCTAAGCTATTCAATTGATGGTCAGAAATTATTTAATGACGTAAACTTCACCATCGAAAAAGACGAGAAAGTGGTGTTTATCTCGCGCGACAACCGTGCTGTAACGAGCTTATTCGAAATTATCAATGGCAGATTAAAACCAGATACAGGAGAATATTCCTGGGGACAAACCATTACCTCGGCCTATCTACCAATGGATAATACAGAGTTTTTCCAAAAAGATATTAAATTATATGATTGGCTGGCAAATTTTGCAAAAGACTCATCTGAAGATTACATGCGTAGTTTCTTAGGAAAAATGTTGTTTACAAATGACGATACTGAGAAAAATGCTACTGTTTTGTCTGGAGGTGAAAAGATGCGTTGTATGATTGCCCGTATGATGATGGAAGAGCCAAACGTATTGATTTTAGATCACCCAACCAACCATTTGGATCTGGAGTCCATTCAGGCATTTAACAACAATATGAAAACATTCCCGGGTCAGATTTTAATGGCATCTCATGACCACGAATTTATTCGCACAACCTGCGGACGTGTTATTGAGTTAACACCAAACGGAATTGTTGATAAATTAATGGATTTTGAAGAGTATCTTGCTGATGAAGACATTAAGGCTGTACGTGCTTCAAAATATAATTAA
- the corA gene encoding magnesium/cobalt transporter CorA: protein MQVLNRKKLNPAIALYTGKGQQENISIQLFDYNAEGYTEDVEYDYKSVKEFAKDHQSHWLNIHGIHEPEIIQYICNQLGIHQLALQDILDINQRPKFQQYDDYWFFSLKSILPSDNNHVNLEQISFILGSNFLVSFQEKKADHFDHIRERIRQDIGIVRQRGTDYLLYLLLESILDNYFKTIAKIEEKVNDIAITSKKVDLSPDLLEYIESFKRQIYQIKRTVTPIKDFVAMIEREEFLMIEPKHVKYYFEIKDLCLTLIDECEQINIRLESNINLFFSVQGDRMNQVMKTLTIVATFFIPLTFVAGIYGMNFTNMPELGWKYGYLSVWILMIALTIVMIIYFRRKRWF from the coding sequence ATGCAAGTACTCAACCGAAAAAAATTAAATCCTGCAATAGCTCTTTACACGGGCAAAGGTCAACAAGAAAACATCAGCATTCAACTTTTTGATTACAATGCAGAAGGGTATACCGAAGATGTTGAGTACGATTACAAATCAGTAAAAGAATTTGCAAAGGATCATCAATCGCACTGGCTCAATATTCATGGAATACACGAACCAGAAATCATCCAGTATATTTGTAACCAATTGGGTATTCATCAGCTTGCCTTGCAAGACATTCTTGATATTAACCAAAGACCTAAGTTCCAGCAGTACGATGATTATTGGTTCTTTTCATTAAAATCCATCCTGCCATCAGATAATAACCATGTTAACCTGGAACAAATCAGTTTCATCCTGGGAAGCAATTTTTTGGTATCATTTCAGGAGAAAAAAGCTGATCACTTCGACCATATTCGTGAACGTATCAGACAGGATATTGGAATTGTTCGTCAGCGTGGTACCGATTACTTACTCTATCTACTATTAGAATCAATTTTGGATAACTATTTTAAAACCATTGCTAAAATTGAAGAGAAAGTAAATGATATAGCCATCACATCCAAAAAAGTTGACCTAAGTCCAGATCTTCTGGAATATATCGAATCATTCAAACGTCAGATTTACCAGATCAAACGCACGGTGACTCCAATCAAAGATTTTGTGGCAATGATTGAACGTGAAGAATTTTTGATGATAGAACCCAAGCATGTTAAATATTATTTTGAGATTAAAGACCTGTGCCTGACATTAATTGACGAATGCGAACAGATTAATATTCGATTAGAAAGTAATATCAACCTGTTCTTTTCTGTTCAGGGAGATCGAATGAATCAGGTAATGAAAACCCTTACCATTGTAGCAACATTCTTCATTCCACTTACTTTTGTTGCCGGTATTTATGGCATGAACTTCACAAACATGCCCGAACTAGGTTGGAAATATGGCTACCTGAGTGTTTGGATATTGATGATTGCCCTTACCATTGTGATGATTATATATTTCAGAAGGAAGAGATGGTTTTAA